Proteins encoded by one window of Candidatus Hydrogenedens sp.:
- a CDS encoding protein-L-isoaspartate(D-aspartate) O-methyltransferase, translated as MDFTSARKSMVEYQLKSRGIQNPDVLRVMEKVPRHLFVPEELQDYAYEDHPLSIGCGQTISQPYMVAIMTELLELKPSDKVLEVGTGSGYQTAILAELAQYVISIERIQELAEGAKKRLGNLGYNNIKIICGDGSIGYPPEKYYDAIIVTAGSPEVPGSLKEQLNEGGRLIIPVGGSNLQVLLKIIKRGNDYSIEKHTSCIFVPLIGSEGWRKIGEN; from the coding sequence ATGGATTTCACTTCTGCTCGAAAATCAATGGTCGAATATCAGTTAAAATCTCGGGGTATTCAAAATCCCGATGTTCTCCGTGTTATGGAAAAAGTCCCTCGTCATCTATTTGTCCCTGAAGAACTTCAAGACTATGCCTACGAAGACCATCCTTTAAGCATTGGTTGCGGTCAGACAATATCTCAACCTTATATGGTAGCTATTATGACCGAACTGTTGGAATTAAAACCATCCGATAAAGTATTAGAGGTAGGTACAGGTTCTGGCTATCAAACGGCTATTCTGGCTGAACTTGCTCAATATGTGATAAGTATAGAACGAATTCAAGAACTCGCAGAAGGAGCCAAAAAACGATTGGGAAATTTAGGATATAACAATATAAAAATTATATGTGGGGATGGTTCCATAGGCTATCCTCCAGAAAAATATTACGATGCTATTATTGTTACAGCAGGAAGTCCCGAAGTGCCTGGTTCATTAAAAGAACAATTAAATGAAGGCGGGAGACTTATCATTCCTGTAGGAGGTAGTAATTTACAAGTTTTATTAAAAATTATTAAACGAGGAAATGATTACTCGATTGAAAAACATACTTCCTGTATTTTTGTCCCTTTAATCGGTAGTGAAGGGTGGAGGAAAATCGGAGAAAATTAA
- the lepA gene encoding translation elongation factor 4 — MNQEYIRNFCIIAHVDHGKSTLADRLLEFTKTVSERELREQTLDTLDIERERGITIKAVCVQMQYLRDNGEQYTLHLIDTPGHADFSYEVSRALAACEGALLLVDATQGVQAQTLAHAYKAVAQGLEIIPVINKIDLPSADSEDTRRQIEEVLGLDASDAILASAKTGIGTKEILESIIQKIPHPKGNTDAPLRALIFDAKYDTYRGVVVYLRVVDGSLQKGQKILFMSNGVKYEVDEVGIFTPNMRPQNILHTGEVGYMICNIKNIKDTKIGDTVTDAIHPAEQPLPGYEHVKPVVFCGMYPAVSQDYDELRDALDKLALNDASFEYKPDSSDALGLGFRLGFLGLLHMEIIQERLEREFGLNLVMTMPNVAYKVLKTDGEEIIVQKASQMPQPSEIEVIEEPYIQADIICPVEYLSAVIDLCKKKRGIHVKVDYLDAKRCLAVYQLPLAEIVVDFYDKLKTCTRGYGSLDYTIIGYRPGDLVKLDILINNDIIDALSVIVHKDHAIYMGRALASKLRKLIPRQQFEVVIQAAIARRIIVRETIKPIRKDVLAKCYGGDITRKRKLLEKQKEGKKRMKQIGVVEVPQEAFMALLKVNEEAE; from the coding sequence ATGAACCAGGAATATATAAGAAATTTTTGTATTATCGCTCATGTAGACCATGGGAAATCTACATTAGCAGACCGTCTTCTTGAGTTTACAAAAACAGTAAGCGAACGAGAACTTCGGGAACAAACTCTGGACACACTGGATATCGAACGGGAACGAGGGATAACAATCAAAGCGGTCTGTGTCCAAATGCAATATTTGCGAGATAATGGGGAACAATATACCCTACATTTAATTGATACGCCCGGTCATGCAGATTTTTCCTACGAGGTTTCTCGTGCTCTTGCTGCTTGTGAAGGGGCTTTATTACTCGTAGATGCAACACAGGGAGTTCAGGCTCAAACCCTTGCTCATGCTTATAAAGCAGTAGCACAAGGCTTAGAAATAATACCTGTTATCAACAAAATTGATTTACCCAGTGCCGATAGTGAAGATACACGCCGTCAGATTGAAGAAGTATTGGGATTAGATGCTTCTGATGCTATTTTAGCCAGTGCAAAAACAGGTATTGGTACAAAAGAAATTTTGGAAAGTATTATTCAAAAAATTCCCCATCCAAAAGGAAATACTGACGCTCCTTTACGAGCATTAATTTTTGATGCCAAATACGATACCTATCGCGGGGTTGTGGTTTATTTAAGGGTTGTTGATGGCTCTCTACAAAAAGGCCAAAAAATCCTTTTCATGTCCAATGGCGTAAAATACGAGGTAGATGAAGTAGGAATTTTTACACCCAACATGCGTCCCCAAAATATTTTACATACAGGTGAAGTGGGATACATGATTTGTAATATTAAGAACATTAAAGATACAAAAATTGGGGATACAGTTACAGACGCTATCCATCCCGCAGAACAACCTCTACCGGGCTATGAACATGTCAAACCTGTGGTTTTTTGTGGAATGTATCCTGCTGTTTCCCAGGATTATGATGAATTAAGAGATGCCCTCGATAAATTGGCTCTTAATGATGCTTCTTTTGAATACAAACCCGATAGTTCCGATGCTTTAGGATTAGGCTTTCGTTTAGGATTTCTTGGTCTTTTACACATGGAAATTATCCAGGAACGATTAGAACGCGAGTTTGGGCTAAACCTTGTAATGACCATGCCGAATGTTGCATACAAAGTGTTAAAAACAGATGGAGAGGAAATCATTGTCCAAAAAGCATCTCAAATGCCCCAACCCAGTGAAATTGAGGTAATTGAAGAACCTTATATTCAAGCCGATATTATTTGTCCTGTGGAATACCTGAGTGCCGTAATAGATTTATGTAAAAAGAAGAGGGGTATTCATGTTAAAGTAGACTATCTGGATGCTAAACGATGCCTTGCAGTATATCAATTACCCCTCGCTGAAATTGTGGTGGATTTCTATGATAAACTCAAAACCTGCACACGCGGTTATGGTTCGTTAGATTATACGATTATTGGTTATCGCCCCGGTGATTTGGTCAAGTTAGATATACTCATTAATAACGATATAATAGATGCTCTATCTGTAATTGTCCATAAAGACCATGCTATATATATGGGGAGAGCCTTAGCCAGTAAGTTAAGAAAACTTATTCCTCGCCAGCAATTTGAAGTTGTTATTCAAGCGGCTATTGCGAGAAGGATTATCGTGAGAGAAACAATTAAACCCATTCGTAAAGATGTATTAGCAAAATGTTATGGCGGAGATATAACTCGAAAAAGGAAACTTCTTGAAAAACAAAAAGAAGGCAAAAAACGGATGAAACAAATAGGAGTTGTTGAAGTTCCTCAGGAAGCTTTCATGGCTCTATTAAAAGTAAATGAAGAAGCCGAATAG